Proteins encoded in a region of the Quercus lobata isolate SW786 chromosome 8, ValleyOak3.0 Primary Assembly, whole genome shotgun sequence genome:
- the LOC115958056 gene encoding serine/threonine-protein phosphatase 7 long form homolog, translating to MAAVPAQLPDEFGPGPADDSVLRFIKTHRACAVWEGKDPGPLKCRGRNDEFRKRRRIVVDDRIVDIVKRVGLEGLYRTPGREIDHNLITAFVERWRPETHTFHLPHGETTITLQDVEVLFGIPIDGEAIVGTTDLKWKDECQSLLGIATTGTTLQGQRIQIKKLLEKIDEGLPDDATEVVVHQYARCYILALLADTIFADKSGDRVHTMWLQMLRNLRNPPQYSWGSACLAWLYRELCRATDRGASQIGGALLLVQYWAWVRFPFLCPRMDLPPDGAYGPPFAPSPLSIKTVWVVNTLNSPAEICLVRYRQLLDCMHPKQVVWQPYETELAHLPAFCVAGRDVWTARVPLVCFWLVEKHTPDRVVRQFGMVQEPPLYVDTDEALHAIDLRGKMEVNWRDRHYGHIRVWNTRARSLCPGARLEGDMSPAHPYFDWYDRVTWRFVDHTSASLIIMVASHKKLLRLYTVGSLEYNHISAVLKTVERLHRITARLPLENIDGANPEAPEDTGRPSTSSTRASHSHGQRAASHQVVSRADLPPPPRASPAPEFPPPPHASPSPEIPPHTAHVVSNLDISLPTTHASFHPEIPSHTSHTFFDPAHLSFTPPSFDLGPDFNQTPPVMHTQSPSYNIRHIDHVPPHSHSMSFMPTPRLHIDPMSTGTHISFATPSSPAVVGSQAKQPAVHVENEQVVGLQSPLPGRPKRTIKAPPCGTGGHKAGHNTGPTQREEPHEGDAVPPPPHTRHYTRQHKRKMH from the exons ATGGCTGCTGTTCCTGCTCAGCTCCCTGATGAGTTTGGTCCTGGGCCCGCTGACGATTCGGTGTTAAGGTTTATAAAAACACATCGAGCGTGCGCTGTTTGGGAAGGcaag GATCCAGGGCCACTGAAATGCCGCGGTCGTAATGACGAGTTCCGAAAACGACGCCGGATAGTGGTGGATGATCGTATCGTCGACATTGTGAAGAGAGTTGGATTAGAGGGGCTGTATAGGACCCCAGGTAGAGAGATTGATCATAACCTGATCACGGCCTTCGTTGAGCGATGGCGGCCTGAAACCCACACCTTCCACCTGCCACATGGTGAGACAACGATCACATTACAAGATGTGGAGGTTCTTTTCGGGATTCCAATCGATGGTGAGGCAATTGTTGGAACAACTGACTTGAAATGGAAAGATGAATGTCAGAGTCTGCTTGGGATTGCTACTACTGGCACCACGCTTCAAGGACAAAGGATCCAAATAAAGAAGCTACTAGAAAAAATTGACGAAGGGTTGCCCGATGATGCAACAGAGGTGGTTGTGCATCAATATGCACGGTGTTATATCCTAGCACTCCTGGCAGACACAATTTTCGCCGACAAGTCTGGTGATAGGGTGCATACAATGTGGTTGCAGATGCTGAGGAACCTACGGAATCCACCTCAGTACAGTTGGGGGAGCGCTTGCCTTGCATGGCTGTACAGAGAGTTATGCAGGGCAACCGACAGAGGTGCTAGTCAGATTGGTGGGGCTTTGTTGCTAGTTCAGTATTGGGCATGGGTTAGATTCCCTTTTTTGTGCCCAAGGATGGACCTCCCACCAGATGGTGCATATGGCCCACCATTTGCACCTTCTCCATTGTCTATTAA GACTGTGTGGGTTGTGAACACCTTGAATAGCCCCGCCGAAATCTGTCTGGTCCGGTACCGTCAGCTTTTAGATTGTATGCATCCAAAGCAG GTGGTGTGGCAACCATATGAAACTGAATTAGCCCACCTGCCTGCGTTTTGTGTCGCCGGAAGGGATGTATGGACGGCGAGGGTACCACTTGTATGTTTCTGGCTAGTAGAGAAACATACACCGGACCGTGTTGTTCGTCAGTTCGGGATGGTACAAGAACCCCCCCTATATGTTGATACTGACGAAGCCCTTCATGCCATAGACTTGAGGGGGAAGATGGAGGTGAATTGGAGGGACAGACATTATGGCCATATCCGAGTATGGAATACTCGAGCACGATCTCTATGTCCTGGAGCACGACTAGAGGGTGATATGTCGCCTGCTCATCCATACTTCGATTGGTACGATAGGGTGACTTGGAGGTTCGTCGACCACACTTCGGCTTCACTTATTATTATG gTTGCCAGTCACAAGAAGTTGTTGAGACTTTATACAGTAGGCAGTCTTGAGTACAACCATATTTCAGCTGTACTTAAGACAGTGGAACGCCTTCACCGTATAACTGCTCGACTTCCGTTGGAAAATATCGATGGGGCAAATCCAGAAGCGCCAGAAGATACTGGACGACCAAGCACGAGCTCAACTCGTGCCAGCCATAGCCATGGTCAGCGTGCTGCATCCCATCAGGTTGTCAGTAGGGCAGATCTCCCTCCACCCCCACGTGCGTCTCCTGCCCCAGAGTTCCCTCCACCTCCACATGCATCTCCTTCCCCAGAGATCCCTCCACATACTGCTCATGTAGTTTCTAACCTAGATATCTCTCTACCCACTACTCATGCATCTTTTCACCCCGAGATCCCTTCACACACCTCACATACATTTTTTGATCCTGCTCATCTTTCATTTACTCCACCATCCTTTGATCTCGGCCCTGATTTCAATCAAACCCCTCCTGTCATGCACACGCAATCCCCATCGTACAACATTCGTCATATAGACCATGTACCGCCCCATAGTCACTCCATGTCATTCATGCCCACTCCTAGACTGCATATAGATCCCATGAGTACGGGCACTCACATTTCATTTGCTACACCATCCTCCCCCGCAGTTGTTGGGAGTCAAGCAAAACAACCAGCTGTGCATGTTGAGAATGAGCAGGTTGTTGGGTTACAGTCACCCCTACCAGGTCGACCTAAACGTACAATAAAAGCACCTCCTTGTGGGACTGGTGGTCACAAAGCAGGACACAACACTGGCCCCACG CAACGTGAGGAGCCTCACGAAGGAGATGCAGTACCCCCTCCCCCACATACCAGACACTATACGAGACAGCATAAGCGTAAAATGCATTAG